The Equus caballus isolate H_3958 breed thoroughbred chromosome 30, TB-T2T, whole genome shotgun sequence DNA segment GGCGCCTGAGCTTTGAAAGGGAGATGGACCACGGCAGTGACAATATTTGCTGCAACCGGGCCCTCCTGGGCGACCACCCAGAGCTGGGCTTGGAGCCGAAGGAGGGATGGGCAAgctgtgctgctcccagctccagttgGCCCCTTCCCATTAACATTACAGGAGTGCAGTCGCGTGGAGTTTGAAAAAGCATCCCTAGTTCCACGAAATGATTTACAGGacaccagactctgcatttcagaggtctccggtgtaccataaaaaatatattctaaaggaaTAATCTTTATCTGAGCTGAAGCTGCAGTGAAGGAAGCTCACGTCCAGCTGAGAGCAGCCGTGAGCTTCTGTTCACTCAGGGAAAAGTCTGCGTTCATGTTATTGGagtagcatttttttctctctttggcactaggtatctagttaatatttagacattatatacattttctttcaaccGTTGTCCCTGTTATGTGATCAAACAAAACCGGAGATGCCAAGCACACCAGCCCTGTAGGCGAAAGCAGAccctccaggcacccagctgtggctagcagggtaaacaggactcactggagccagcctctgggaaagACTGGCGCCAGGTgcgtgcagggccagcccctgcccccaggaagcagagtccGCTGGAGTGCCTCAGTTGATAGCTCTGCCTTTTCCTGACATTCCAGCCTCGCGTTTCCTCTACCTCCctgagcaaaaggaaacaggaagcaaagtctAGTTTTGAATGTTCCAAAGCCTTCTGATGTTTACCATtccccccaggagagggaggtgagggacggaaatctctctgcaaagaagatacTTTTTAATTCAATGAAGCGATGCACAGACACAGCAGCACAGCTTCTCTCTGCTTATAAGGTGTTCAGAGCGATGATAGTCTCAGTCTATTTTGGTCCAGGGAAATCTGAACTCCTTTAGCGGCAATGGCCCCCAAGGGGCGCATGTGCATCTGTGGTTCAGGGTGTCGAGGAGGAGACAGCCTCTCCTTTTGGAGCAGAAAGCACAGTCAACCGGTGGCGGGACAGAGGCaaaagctctagggcaaggaaatCTGGGGGTTTGTGTCGAAGCTCCACCAATCAGGAGCTTCAAGCTaagatggggaggctggaaagatggaagTTGGGATGGGAAACCTGGTACGGACAAGAAATTCCTCCTGGGTCAAAGGCACGACGATgtccagggagggagaagggcgggTCACGGATGGACCGAGTTTGCCTGGAGTcccatgagaaaaggggaagcgaGAGCTCACCACCTTGTGGCCCCAAGCTTCCTGTTGGGCCGCACTGGAGGCAGGCGTCGGGCTCTAAGTCCCTGAAAGtatctggagagagaaggagaaattggcgtcccaggctcccaggggaggggaagcacGCGGGGTTGGGCGGGGAACTTCTCCAGCATGAATGTggtgcggggcggggggcggggcggtggaGGGGCACGATCTCCGCTTTGCCGGGTGCCCCAGGCGTAGCGCACGCCTCTGTTCCGCGTCCCCCTCCGCAGGCGCGCGCGAGGCGCACTCCCCCTTCCCTCGGCGGCGCGGACCGCGCGCCCgggcccctccgcctcccctccgcctcccctccgCGCCTCTCTCTCCCCGCAGAAAGTTAGCAGCGGGGAAGGAACTCGCGGCGGCAGAGGTTGAAGCAGGAGCCGCGTCGGAGCCGGGGAAGCGGGGGCGCTGCAGACGGAGCAGGTGAAGCCGGTGGGTCCGCGCGTCCCCCTCGGTCCCCTTGCCGGAGGCtgagggaggtggtggggggccACCCGGACTGCGcgggaagagtggggaggggaatCATGCAGCCGGGCTCTTCCCCGGCGCAGCGAGATAGCGGCCAGGGCCGGGGGTGCAGTGGCGTCGCTTCATGCAGCCTGGGCGGGCGGGGGCGCTGGCGGCGGCTGAAACCATGTCCGGGCAGCGCCGGGGGCTGCCGCCGCGAGCCCGGAGCCGCGATGACCCCGTGGCCCGCACCTCCTCCGCCTCCACCTCTGGCCGCGCTGCCGCCGCCTGGCGCGCAAGCTGCTTTTTCTCTGCGCCTTGTCCCTGTCTGTCACCTACCTGTGCTACAGCCTCCTGGGCGGCTCGGGCACCCTGCAGTTCCCCATGGTGCTGCAGGAGCCGCCGAGCCCGCCGCCACCCTCTCTACTACCGCCCCCCGTGCGCCTCGGCACCCCCTCGCAGCCGTCCGCGCCGCCGCCGGACAACGCGAGCCGCGGGGAGCCCCCGGAGCCCTCCAAGCAACCCTCCAAGCAGCCCTCTGCCCCCGTGGCCGACGGCTGGGGACTGGCGAGCGGCAGCGGGGGCGCTCGGGACACCTGGCTCCGGATCCCGGTGGCCCCTGTAGAGATGATCACGGCGCAGAGCGCGCTGCTGGAGAGGGAAGCGCAGGAGTCCAGCACCACCCACGACGAGCTCGCAGGCCGGAGAGCGGTCAATGGGAGCAGCGAGAGGGGTGGCGCCCTCAGCACCCCCAACTATGGGGAGAAGACGCTGCCACAGGCGCTCATCATTGGGGTCAAGAAAGGAGGCACCCGCGCGGCTGGAGGCGATCCGAGTCCATCCGGAGGTGTGGGCGGTGGGCATAGAGCCACGCTTCTTCGACAGGAACTACGAAAAGGGGCTAGAGTGGTACAGGTAGGACTCTGGGCTCGGCGCAGGGGATAGATGCGTggggaagacccagagggaaagcTGCGGCTTCCCACGCCCTTCGACATCCAGGCACCTCTCCGAGAGCCCTTCGCCCCACGAGGCCTCTGCGGACCCTCGCGGGGCTGCTCGGGGGAGCGCGGAGagggctggaggctggccagggatcactgtatttcagggctaggggagctggtgtcacactgccctgcctgcctcagtcccctcacccagggaggtgctttctgaagctgcctagctccacgcctgggaatccccagcccaggtgcccgCGGGGTGTTTCCCAGCCCAGGCTCTTgtggggctctgctctgctgcgTTGGGGACACTAAGGCATGAAGCAGGATAGCTAGATTGACTGAAGGGCTTTGAGTTCTCCTGGAATCTCTCAAAATCGCCCTCAAATGTATTTGCGTGTCTGGAATCCGACTTTAGTATTTTCAAGTTAGAGCAAAATGAACAGGGAACGGTTAAAAAGATGACGCTGGTGAGTTTTGTCTTGGtagaaaagactgaggatgttCCCCATCTCCAGGACTTTCTATCCCCAGGTGGCTGCAGGAACCCTGGGTTGCTTTGGCATCAGGAGCATCAAGGTCTGCACGACAGTCGGTGCCCTAAGAGTTTTTAcatcctgcacccctgccctttctAACCGGCGCCTCCTTCGCAACAGATGttcatctcccttctctgccacAGTCTCCTAGCgatgagggaaaggagaggagagtagaaagttaagtgcaggtaaaataaattagtaatccGGCTTTCTTGCCAgccataacatttaaaaaacactggagcAGATGCCCCAAAGGCAAACAT contains these protein-coding regions:
- the LOC138921491 gene encoding heparan sulfate glucosamine 3-O-sulfotransferase 4-like yields the protein MVLQEPPSPPPPSLLPPPVRLGTPSQPSAPPPDNASRGEPPEPSKQPSKQPSAPVADGWGLASGSGGARDTWLRIPVAPVEMITAQSALLEREAQESSTTHDELAGRRAVNGSSERGGALSTPNYGEKTLPQALIIGVKKGGTRAAGGDPSPSGGVGGGHRATLLRQELRKGARVVQPFEPKNVIHNGLDIGEKRSSPHTVWEALSYWAAGPQYRGKPRQRKKEGRRADMLPEAQSQAPWCVPLQHSEGNVPQEHRREA